Sequence from the Crassostrea angulata isolate pt1a10 chromosome 9, ASM2561291v2, whole genome shotgun sequence genome:
gtgtgaacgaagttatcttgggaattcatcggttttaattgcacttctgtTACAGGTTTgcgtatttttattaaaaatcgttcaaatatgcagcataaatatcttgggacagactataattaaTTTTTGCCTAACTTTTTTGtcaaaaacaatatatacagtataatCAGACTCAATAAATATTACTTTTCAATATAGTAAAGTGCatgaaattacttttttaaaaacttaaaatgacACGTtagaaattgaatgaaacaacattgtgataaaacataattagcTTTCAACAGCTATAAAGTCTTCATTTTCATTGATTGCAAAAcacattaattttctttaaaagctTTTTAATAGCTTTGCGCTTTGACTGTATATTTACcaatattaaaattgttatcaaaattgattttaaatgaaaggttTTACTTTAAAGTGAACTCATTTCAGTAAagtatatttacttaatataatttcttaaagattttaaaaacgtGTCTTTTGTTCAGTATACCATTTatgaattgtttcattttttcgaTTTTTGGAACAACTGATGAAAAACTTTAAATGTATACCGAagtttttaatacaaaacttAGCTTGCTGACCAGAAGCAGACATTTTTTTCAAGGCGATATGAAGTTCTATTTGATAATTCTTGTTCTTTCTGAGAAAGTACAGATTAGTCTTTTATCTAAAGTGGAAAATGTCTTTCTCTACGTGCAGTCTGGCATGACACAATCCGATGCATGCGTTTTAAAGGAAACCCCAGTAAATAATTCAACAGTCTCTGCTTTGTTAAAATGTGGCATTCACTGTAATGCCCTTTCACAGTGTGTTGGTGTCGATATCATAGGAAAAGAAGCAAAACGCTGTCGCCTTTTGTATGGATACCCAGCTCTTATATCAACTCACACGGCATCAGACGAAACTGTTAGATATCAAAAGGTATAACTACATTGTATAGCTGAGTTATTGAAATGTTTGaatgtttgattttcaaaagtcatatttattttttgtttgttacagTCCACTGGAGTCAATACTGGTgaatataacttttttaaaattatggttTATTAAACTATTGTAATTgcaattgattattttttacaatatcaaatgaaaactGGTTTACCGCCCTACTGATAAAAGTGGGGGAATATAGTCATAATTGTGGAATGTCAGTCATTGGtcaccattttattttttagacttTTATGTTACAGTGTGGCGAATTTTAAATGTGCCTTGTTTTTACGACCGGGTTATTAGTTGATGGTAGGAAATGGATTCACTAAAATTATGTTCGCCAAATTCAGTTGTGTTTCTTGTTGGAAAAATTTTAGCTAATATAGGGAACATGTAGAGGAAGAGTTACATGTTCCATGGGGGTTATTTGTCTTATATAATAAATCTAAACTTAaatttcaatgtattttttatattctcTTCATAAAACCTCTGTGttcctttaaaaataccttCGTATGATTTACTTTTTGTAGGAACAGATTTGTATTGCTCTGTGCAATTATCAACAGGGCAAATCTTATCTACCTCGTGTAATCAAGGGACTCATCTGTGGGTGGTAaggtattctctctctctctctctctctctctctctctctctctctctctctctctatgtaTTTGTAGTTCATTCCTATCTACtcatatatattatgtattatttttttgttttaatctttattttttattgttcttaAACAGATCATTCAGAGACGTTTTGATGGATCAGAGAATTTTTTTAGAAACTGGACAGCCTACGAAAATGGGTTTGGATCTAAAGAATCAGAGTTCTGGTTAGGTAATAACCTTGTTCAACAAAGAATatctaattttgatttttactagatttttagaatttattcaaactttaagaataaaatgtttcgtcgttaaaattaaaaattgcctTGTCCGTCAactaatatatttctttttctttcggACATAAATTATCTACTTGCAGGTAACCGGAACATTCATAGATTAACAAATGATGGCTTTGTATACCTTCGAATCGAAATGATGGATTATGACTGTGTTTGGAAGTATGCAGAGtattcaaccttttatatagaATCTGAAAACTGGAAGTTTAGATTGCATGTCAATGGTTATTCAGGGAATGcaggttctctctctctctctctctctctctctctctctctctctctctctctctctctatacaGTGATTGGTTAGAACTGTTAACGAGCCGCATACAGGTGTACAATCTTAGTGTAGATATCaactgaaaaataatgtttagtaTGGTCACGTTTATGTTATTTTTGACACGGAAATTTTAGAGGTTTAAGTACGTTTATTAAGTATGGGAGCATATGGTTACAATAATTAATAGTGAAATAGAAGACAACAAAACATCTCAATGGCAAATACTTTCATTAAATTAACTCAACGcagattcattattttttctcaaaaaggaAACCTGTAACCGACTGTTTTAGATACAGAGATTAAGATATGATAACATTACTTCAGTTAATTTGATAAACTATGCGGTTCGGGCTAAGAAGACAAGCtatatgtttgttttgttttgtttcttttatttgggggaggggggggggggttgaggtTGGACATAATACTAATGATGATGGTGATGTTATTCTATTTTGCCCCCCCAAAACCACTCTAATTTACATCTCAACCATTACTTACTTAAAACCAAGtatatttgtttgtatttattataAACTCTGGACATCGTGACACTAGACAGTGTTACATTGAACTTTGAATTACACATTGTTTGCAATGTATTCTGAAACATACTTCAGAGATTATTACAGTTGTTAGAAAACGATCTTGAATGTTTCAGGAGACAGTATGTTGCTCCATAACGGAATGCCCTTTAGTACGTACGACATGGACAACGATAACTGGTTGAATAACTGTGGTTCATTTTATCGGGGGCTTGATGGTATAATGTCTGCCACAATTCAAATCTCAACGGGGAGTATGGAAACACATCTTTTGGCAAAGGGATCAATTGGTACACTTGGAAAGGCTTCTATTACTCAATGAAGGAAGTCAGAATGATGATTCGAAAACCCTAAAGTTGAAAGTCTTAGAGATTCTATCGGCCTATCAAGGAATTGTCCTTGTCTCTTTCTTATAAAAAGGATATTTAGTGTTTTTTGAAATCTGTAATTATTTGTGTATTTAATCAAATGTTCAATTAACTGCttaataatataaacattgattATAAGAGTTTGTATACTAAACtgtttcaattacatgtaatcacttcaaattttgaaaaccttttagataaatttgcaaaaataaaattctcatcaaaaatgatttattacttttttcctTAATCTTTTTGCAGTTTCCGAAAAAAGGTTAGATCCgttaatatctttaaataaaaacaaagaatcgTTATTGACATAAGATATTAATTCAGATCTCATCTTTACAATCTTTAATATATCTAATCACTTTTAAGTTGACTAAACAACACAATTTCCCACCCTTTTTCGGTAATACAGATGATGACatattaaagtttatttttaaaatgtttatctaACAAAAGTCAGTGGATATGAcaaataatgtattttgataaatacaagttattttatatttatcataatctttctgtaaaaaaaccaaaaacaaacaaaacaaaatattaaagacaCGATAAGAGATGTGATTTCACTGGGATTATGCACTCACATAATATAACATGCACAATTAATGATCACAGAAATTGATCTCTTAGATTTTGAACGTTTGCGGCACCTTCTTATGATTCGGTCCTTCCTTTTAGGCATTCAGTATTATCTTGAATTATTACGTGTATACAATTACAGCTAGAATTATTACGTGTATAAAATTACTTTCGAATCTAACAAATTATTGGCTTTAATGTGACACTCAAggtaattcataaaaaaaaaaaaacttaaaatgttcgtattaatacattttaagtACTAATAGATGATAATGAAAAAGCTTGTTAAACTGTATCAATTGTAATAAACATTGAATGGTTTTAATATtacggttttttttattcaatcttACAAATAGTATTcgtaaaataaaatcaacattttactctttgatatttcatcaataatgCCTTCCTTATTTTTGTTAAGAATTTCTCTGAATGGGCCAGGTTATACTTATTtgatgatttgatttgatatttaatcTATTTGATAAATTGTATCAATATTCAAATAGTAACGGGTTTCAAATAAACAATGTTGCataaaaacaaagaagaaaacatttgtttagttatacatgtatgaaacaacaataattggcaaaagtttaaaaatatattacttttatttttaaatctgtcAGTATAGAACACACGAGATCATGATCAATTTGCACCCACTTAATCTTCTTCATCAAATGGGCTCTAGTGGTATTCTACCCAACCCGTTTTGTACTCCTCGGGAGTTCGAAAATCTTCGCATCAGTACCGCTAGAAAACAGCTTCATTGTAAATCTATTCATTTGTCACTCCTTATAGTCAGTTTtaacgtcaccttgttttggagttgCAAACGTTTCTTTGAGGCACcgtaaaaaaacacaaaacagaTTCAAATAGTAAGAAAACTCTCTCAATATTCTTCCTAACAAGTCGAAACTGAAAGAAAAGTTGAGCAATTCATTTTAATGGACaatcaaaaaatcaaacattccAGATTTGGCTATTGTTAGTTTGAATTAGTGAGAATCTAGTAAAGATTATGTCACTAAATTGTCATTATTGCAAGACGACTACTACATAGGTATACTTATAAAAAGTGTATgtttttttgcagtttccgaAAAGCTTAGACTTgttaatatcttaaaataaaaacaaagaatcgTTATTGACATAAGATATTAATTCAGATCTCATCTTTACAATCTTTAATATATCTAATCACTTTTAAGTTGTCTAAACAACACAATTCCACCCTTTTTTGATAATACAGATGATGTAATAtttaggtttatttttaaagtgtttatctaAGAAAAGTCAGTTGATATATCtaataatgtattttgataaaaacaagttatttatatttatcataatctttctttaaaaaaaaaaataaaaataaaagacacaAAGACACGATAAGAGATGTGATTTCATTTGGATTATGCACTCACATAatataatatgcaaaattaatGATCATAGAAATTGATCTCTTAGATTTTGAACGTTTGCGGTACCTTCTTATGATTCGGTCCTTCCTTTTAGGCATACAATATTATCTTGATAGCTAGAAGTATTACGTGTATACAATTATTTTCGAATCTAACAAAGTATTGGCTTTGATGTGACACTCAAaacagattaaaaaagtaagaaaattcTCTCAATATTCTTCCTAACAAGTCGAAACTGAAAGAAAAGTTGAGCAATTCATTTAAATGGCCAATCAAACAATCAAACATTCCAGATTTGGCTATTTCTTGTAATTACAAAAAGTACCGGTAGATACAAAGGTAGGTTCAACAGGTAGTCACAACAAGTACACACAACAGGTAAATACAAAAGGTAGATAAGACAGCTTGATAcatcaggtacatgtaaataccacAGGTAGATACATATAAGTAACTTTTCGGTTATTTTTAACCTTTAGTGTCATAAGCTAATACTGCATGGTATTCTGTAAACCTTTCATCTTTACATCTAGCATGTATGATATCTGGCGGaagttattttttcaacatGCAAGCGTGGATTTGATTTAGTGGAAGCTGCTTTCCCTTAAAATAGTTAAATAGAATGCACATGCAGTCAAATGTACTACGTTTAcagtaaacattttctttttgtaacaGAATAAAGTACCACAACCTGACCATCAGCCGGTACACGAGGGACGTGGTCCGCTACAAGATCCTGGCCCACTGCCGGAACCAGGAGAACCATATAGTTTGATTTAGTGAGAATCTAGTAAAGATTATGTCACTTAATTGTCATTATTGCAAGACGACTACTACATAGGTATACttataaagttgttttttttttttattttatgtatttaatctgTAAATACACATGTGTTGTAGTCTTTTCGTTTATAAAATGTATACTGCAACAAACGTGTACAAATGCTTAACGCGTAAgtaatgcaaatttttttttcagaaatcgAAGAAATGCACAGTTTTATGCTAGTTAAGTTTAGAAACTTgattaatttatcatttttttatgtctttactacacaatctAGCTGTCATTGTCTGTAAAGTTCAAATTGTCTAGTCAAATAACATATGAAGTGTTTCAATCAAGtcttatgattaaaaaaaatatcaaatataaatcaTAATTGTGTAATACATAATGTTTCATCAAACATGTCTggtctttatacatgtagtaagtaAACGTTTAAAAAGTAATGTAGCATTAATTAATGGTATCTAAATGTTTCACATAGCATCGTCAGAATTGAAATGATACatataccgtatatccggtaaGATCTTATTCATATAGCAAAAATTGACTGAcgcaatttaaaaatacaacataTTTCCCAATTTTTGCAAAGTGTGTGACACACGAAAAAAAAACCGGAATACACTGCACGGTATATCTTTGAAAAAGTCTACACTCAATATCCCTTACATGTGTACCAtcttttttatcctttttaattttgactgtttgtttgggttttttgttgaatttttcttcttttcagttttttctttcttttttttattgcttatttgaattcaaaatatttaataaacatgatGCAGTAAAGACATGTTGatagtttttatttaaagatatatatcgTAATTTGGCGGGGAAAAATGATTCGTATGCATACATGTGGTGATTTTATCCATAAATGAATGATGTCAAATTCAGACATTGCCATAAAGCCTTTCAGTATTGATATTTTCTTACCAAAGCAACTTGGAAAAGCAAATAATTCCAAAGAAGATTTTCTATTTCTATATGTTTTTAGacctttaattaaaatttgaaacgcttcgcagcacagttaaggctgtcaataaactctgttcagacaaaaagtacgggaaatgtgcattatgacatcacattatattacaaaccttgaaagtacttattaatatatttattagtaaaattaacttatactaatcttttaagtaaaatcaacaaatgctattacttacaattttgatgtccgttatatcgtacacactgaaaaataagcgagatgtcgttctcgctgtactacaaaatatgacgtcatatgcttcaaaatgacgcagtaagttaaatcattgaaggctatcgtgcagtttaatagcgaagaaaaataaatgtcatacattaacggaaaagtataaatgaatattttgtttaaaattattagtagtagaatgctacctatatagtcttattttcattttgttaaaagtatgcatcgtataaagaagccacctcggttttgtataaaatatcgtatatctaaaatctgagtacctaaataaatcacttaattgcaagggcatacacttacctgatcccgacaaacttttacatgtgaatttgaaatatgctatgtaacttaaaaacttctacgatccttgtaaaatcttacaaattaattattttttaatgaaattaaccctgtgaccttcaaaattattcaacatatgcattataaattacggtttctactaacaaatattcttatcttaaaaagttcgcaccgtttttcaaaatctacgatataacatcaagttatttcataattcagttgtgaattttgacatgattatgcccttgcaatattgaattttttaaatgacctcaaaaccacaaatacatctgcttgtaccatgcgactgccatatcacgtgaccactatgaacataaaatattgtactgttatatatatcttttagtaatatattgcatttgagtgactattattgattttaaaaaggacatgccagtttaactaaagtatacgtgttttcatcacaaaaatttgcccatatttttattgaccgccttaactgtactgcgttTTGAAAGTTTGATAATGTGTAGAAGTTCAAATGTTTACTATTGGCTTACATGGGTTGCgttaaaacttatttttgtcTTGATTAGTACTCGCTACACATATTTATAAGTATTAtggtgaaatatttttttaccagtGATGTGCATTGGGTCAAGTGAATTATAATTAACTAATTAAAATgctctttttttataaatagtattagtttaaacaattaatCTCCATGAATCCAATGAGCTAAGCAGTTTGTTGAACAGTTTTTGTATTATTAATAGTACAAAACTAATTAAATGTTTCTATTTACTGTGGTTTCGTTATAATTCAAGGGTATCGGTTTtcatggataaagtgaaaataaaatttcaaaaatacgtaaattcgtggtcatTGATCCTTTCATTACAGAATGTTAATTTAAATAGcaattcaatgaacatttaatattGTTGACAAATTTAACACCgaaatccaaaaaaaattatcttcaacgaatattgatgaatcCACAGTTTAAGGCAGATTAATTGTACGAGTGAAATCCGACTAATTTAGAGTCATCGAGCATTCCTGAGGATCAGAGATCGTTAAATGCATTCAAAATCTAATTTGAAGAGCtggataaaaatcaaatatggaAATCGCCACTAAAGGAACAAACTAAATAGCATACCAAACTtcatgaaaaaaagaaacaaagcggGCTCACGTGGTTGATCAATAGGACCGTGCTAAGACATCAAATTCCATAATAAGTTAAACTTAAAAAAGACGACTACATTATTCATGCATGAGTAAAAGTCTAAATAAGAATATTCTTTCATCAGTAAACGTCATATCCACCTGCTTTTCccttaaaaacaacatgtttttctttgcttttttcTACCCtgaacaaaacaaattattgaAATTCACAAATTACTACAATTTCTAATCGTCATATTTGTCGTCTGatttaacattttatatacgagttacatatttttacttcttttttttttcttcagaaaatgaCTTACCACCCTGAGAGTGTAAAGATTAATATAGAGTATTTACATAAATCATAGCTACacgtttattattttttatgagcTACCAATCGATATTGAATTGGAATAaggtaaattaatttcattacatACCTGTATGTTATCGtaggttttaaaacttttttttagtatttgaaaatttaaaaaaatatatatgcatgtgtCAATAAGTTTTACACCCAATTAAGAAAAAtctacatttttacattttactttttataacaATTGCGTGAATGTAGAGTTATATTACTAGGATACGCGTATTTACTTTTCATTATTCTTAAACAAACATGTGTTGTTGAAAAATTGCTATAGGGAAAGGATAGGTTATTCTGGaccatacatgtacttaattggTCGCTTACAAATTCATGTACATGCTCATAACAAGCATACAACATATacaaattcatcatttattagtgaaaaaaaaccccaaaaataacgtcatgtttattttaaaagaatattttttaaaattttgatagaaaatcaaataactgttaatatcaatttttgattttttttccccgGAAAAGCTTATAGGACATTTGAATAACAATCACGCTTTAGTGCATTTAATAGTTTCTTTCAATACTGTCTGACGTAAGTAATTGCTTgtgcaaaattcaaatgatgCATTAACACTTGAATCAAACAACGAACTCTGTTTAAAAGCATTTAAAGCTAATATTTGTCTCTTAACTttgaataaaacattcattATCTTAAAAGCTGTTTATTGTCTAATATGAATGTAAATATGTTCTTCTGAAATTTACTGATACTCAGATTGATGTTTACGGTGACTCATTTAATGTACATGAATCGTTGTATGTTAAGTGTACACTTTTATGACAAGATGTTACGATAGAAAGATTCTAATAGCTCAGCATGTATCTACtgttctttgaatatattttttatttcaattttggaATATTTTGGAACGATTGATTACAACATTAAATATATTCTAAAGTACTGTTAACCTGCTCATGAAAAACAGGCGTTTCTTCAAGGCAGCATTAagttcttcatatttttttctcttttacaaaaacttcaaaaaaccGTTCATCCGAAGTGCAAAATTGCTTTTTCTATGCGCAATTTTATGTATCACAATCAATTGCATGCATATTAAAAAGTTCCAAATACTTCGACAGTCTCTTCTTCTGTATCTGCTTTGTTACATTGTTGCTTGCACTGTAATTTTGTCTCACAATGTGTCGGAGTCGAAACTACAAAAAACAAGGCAGAACACTATCATGCTTTTTTTATTCCCTGCTCTGGCCTGATACCAGCAATACACCATTAAGCGAAATAGACCGGGATTGGCCATGCTTTTaacagaaagaaagaaagaaactgAAAATATGGCGGGGTTCAttattattaaagattttataaatataataacattcagttaaaaagcaaaaaacataaaattgaaataccATGCATTCCTTATAATGAATCAATTATTGTGTTACATAAAGCTTAGAAATTTGGTAGACAATCTATGTTGTTTCGATGCAAAgaccttttaaaaatttatatgtagTAATTATACTTCGTGTTTCATATCAATTGTTGTGAAACATTTTAATGGCAATACAGATTACCTTAATTTCCAATGGGGGTCAAACGCAAgaattaaaatgaaacattaaaatttgaacaaaacagtcctaaatgtttaaaacattaactgTTTACAGCTAtagtcaatatttttattaatgcaatgcacatttttaaaaggtatttaTTGGCAATGAGCTTTTACCTTTTTTGAATAATCGCTATTGAAATcgttaacaaaattttattttcgatGAATAATTTAGGTTTGAAAATGTGCTCTCGTAAGTAAAGTATATTTACTTGTACGGAAGTTTCCAAAAATTAAACAGTCCTCTTTTGTTTATTACATCATTTATTAATCGATTTCCTTTTTGTATAGATTTTTGATACATTTGGtaaaaaacatgaatatattCTCACGTACTCAAAACAAATCTTACTTGCTGATGACATTTTCTTAAAGGCAACATGAATTTTTATCTAATAGTTTGAGCTCTTGTCCTTCttgaaaaacttcaaatgtatcgTTTATCACAAGGGGAAAAttattactttttctatgtGCAGTCTGGCATAAATCAGTCAAATGCATGCGTTATTAAAGAGTTATCTGTAAAAAATTCGACAGAACATATGATACATTGTGGTTTGCAGTGTCTTGCTCTTTCACAATGTGTCGGAGTGGATATCATGGGAAACGAACCAAAACGTTGTCGACTTTTGTATGGATTTCCTGCTTTGATTCCAACAAATAAGACATCAGAGGAAACAGTCAGATATCAGAAGGTAAAATATACTTTCTTCTTTGATATATATGAATTGAATGcaatttttttgtgattttaataGTTTGATTAATTgatcttttattttgttgtagttCAGGGGATTAACTATCGGTAATATACGTTTAAGATTCATGAAATTCCTGTAGCGtgttattaaaatatcaaacgacttattcataattatgtacatgtatggattgaaataattgtaatataaatACGGTACAGTGTATAACTCAAAATTACTGTTTTGTTGAGGTGCATTGAATTTTACTCTGATAAATGGGACAATTAAGGGTGTGTAGTActtaaattaatgcaattttaGTTCGAAAACAACCATCTAATTGAAAATCAAAACGCTTTTCATGAAGTATGTTTAATGTAGTAAAAAAAGgtgtgaaaaatgaaaatgtgtatgtGTCATGTACAAGTATAGTATAGAGCTAAAAAGCAGAAaagttatataacattttattttttttctaagaataAAGTActttgatatcaaattttgGGACATGGCCGGTATCCTTTTACTTTACTAAAACATCAGAAAGTGTGCTCAGTACAAATGTTATAGTTTTCCTCAGCAAGATCACTTTATATTTGGAGCGCAGCGCCGGGGAATGAAGCGAACTCTAAGAACTACTAAAGGGTAAAAAAATAAGCTAAATCACGGATTTATTACGAATATTTTTTATCAGCATTCAAAAATGCTCTTTACATAATATTTCATGTAGTGCTATGACAAAAACGACCGACATTTAACTCATAATCTACGATTCCTTGAGGTTTGTAGACAAGTTTTGAGCAAAAGCTATGGTGCGACCCCGAATAATTTTTACATGCTTCCATTTCTTCATGTTGAGTCGAGATACTTAAGCAAAGGGAATAGATTTTGACTCATAACGCTTTAATAGTCTCGCGAAAAAAGTAGTATTTATCGTTTACACATTTGAacaaattatacaaaaatcacATCTTACAGACTTGTCAATTCTTTTCAAAGGTAAAGAACTATATTAGAGAAAATCAagttaattttatgttttttatgttcatattttgtgatatatcaAAAGCTTTCGATAAGGTCTGGCATAAAGGTCTCatctataaattacaaaaatatggaaTCAGAGGAGAAATCCTTGGATGGATAGAAAACTATATTACTGATAGAACACAAAAGGTTGTTATCGAGGGCTATTCCTCAGGAATTGAAACCACTAATGCAGGAGTACCCCAGGGGTCAGTGTTAGGACCCTTCCTCTTTCTTATATACATTAatgatattgttgaaaatatatgcaacAAAATAAGACTCTTTGCAGATGACACATCACTTTTTGTAATAGttgatgataatgataataattcagCTAAATCATTAACAGCTGAtcttgaaaaaatcaaacagtGGTCTAATCAATGGCTGGTGGATTTTAATCCAAGCAAAACAATTAATGTTAACTTctccagaaagaaaaaaacccatcccCAGGTCTCTTTTGGTAACACTATAAACAATATCatccaaaaaaataatcattgtcaTTTAGGACTTACTTTGCAATCAAATGGGGGATGGTCACatcatatatcaaatatctacgAAAAAGCATGCCAAAGATTGAACATGCTACGCATactcaaatataaaataaatagggaatctttgattaaaatttactttgcaTTTATTCGCCCTGTGTTAGAGTATGGTGATGTAGTCTGGGACAATTGTACAGATGAACAAAGTAATTTATTGGAAAGTATACAGATTGAAGCTGCACGAATAATTACTGGTCTTAGACGAAACTCATCTAAACAATACCTATATCAGGAATTAGGCTGGGAAACACTTAAGGAACGTAGAAGTAaccataaattaatattattgttcaaaatattaaacaattataccCCTGAATACTTATCTAATATTGTTGGTGAATGTTCCCCCCACATAATACCTACAATCTTCGAAACAATTTCATCTATCGCACACCTGTTGCAAGAACAACATCTTACTCCATCTACAATTATATTGTGGAACAATCtacctcaaaatacaaaaaatataactacagtttcagcatttaagaacagcctcaaaaatattaatagtaaagaactgtatatgcataaattatttaaccatggcaaaagattagaaaatatttgGCATTGTCAGTTGAGAAATAACAGTAGTAACTTAAATGCTGACCTTTATTCACACCACCT
This genomic interval carries:
- the LOC128162220 gene encoding fibroleukin-like; amino-acid sequence: MKFYLIILVLSEKVQISLLSKVENVFLYVQSGMTQSDACVLKETPVNNSTVSALLKCGIHCNALSQCVGVDIIGKEAKRCRLLYGYPALISTHTASDETVRYQKSTGVNTGTDLYCSVQLSTGQILSTSCNQGTHLWVIIQRRFDGSENFFRNWTAYENGFGSKESEFWLGNRNIHRLTNDGFVYLRIEMMDYDCVWKYAEYSTFYIESENWKFRLHVNGYSGNAGDSMLLHNGMPFSTYDMDNDNWLNNCGSFYRGLDGIMSATIQISTGSMETHLLAKGSIGTLGKASITQ